In Marinomonas posidonica IVIA-Po-181, a single window of DNA contains:
- a CDS encoding MbnH family di-heme enzyme: MYTRLLLYMVSFCSLLIASFCGAELVLDKDKWQWHLPPDVTPPVVPKNNPMSNAKVELGRRLFFDLNLSGAGYVSCATCHLPEKSYAENRPVSVGITGEFHSRNAMSLVNTAYMTTLTWADPNIRLFEDQAKIPVFGTHPIEMGTKGYENKVLSYLSEHPLYPSQFETAFPNRNAIDFEQVFMAIGAFERTLISVNSPYDRYRFYGQEDAISVNAKKGEALFFSEKLACSGCHSGRHFSDATLQPNFHNTGLYNVDMKGSYPQGNEGLYEVTKRDLDKGKFRTPTLRNIELSAPYMHDGSLNSLEEVVKHYAAGGQSAIHGEPSPLRDSKIKGFELSQAEVLYLIEFLKSLTDESYIEDQLNHAPFQ; encoded by the coding sequence ATGTATACAAGGTTATTATTGTATATGGTCTCATTTTGTTCTCTTCTTATTGCGTCATTTTGTGGTGCAGAGTTGGTGTTGGATAAGGACAAATGGCAATGGCATCTTCCACCAGATGTTACGCCCCCAGTGGTGCCTAAGAATAACCCAATGAGTAACGCAAAAGTCGAACTGGGTCGGCGACTTTTCTTTGATTTGAATCTATCCGGAGCGGGTTATGTTTCCTGTGCAACCTGCCATTTACCCGAAAAATCCTATGCGGAAAATAGACCTGTTTCCGTTGGCATTACAGGGGAGTTTCATTCTCGCAACGCCATGTCTCTTGTTAATACCGCCTATATGACAACCTTGACTTGGGCAGACCCGAATATAAGGTTATTTGAAGATCAGGCGAAAATCCCAGTGTTTGGTACTCATCCTATCGAAATGGGAACCAAGGGCTATGAAAACAAAGTATTGAGTTACCTTTCTGAGCATCCTCTTTATCCATCTCAATTTGAAACGGCTTTCCCAAATCGTAATGCGATCGATTTTGAGCAAGTTTTTATGGCCATTGGTGCATTTGAGCGCACCTTAATCAGCGTGAATTCTCCTTATGATCGATACCGTTTTTATGGTCAAGAAGACGCCATCAGTGTTAATGCTAAAAAGGGCGAGGCTTTATTCTTTAGTGAAAAATTAGCCTGTTCGGGTTGCCACTCTGGACGCCATTTTAGTGATGCCACTTTGCAGCCAAATTTCCATAATACTGGGCTTTATAATGTGGATATGAAAGGCAGCTACCCTCAGGGGAATGAAGGACTTTATGAAGTCACTAAGCGTGATTTAGACAAAGGGAAATTTCGGACACCGACGTTACGAAACATCGAACTGTCTGCTCCCTATATGCATGATGGTTCGCTAAACAGCCTTGAGGAGGTTGTTAAGCACTATGCCGCTGGTGGACAATCTGCGATTCATGGTGAACCGTCACCACTTCGCGACTCGAAAATTAAAGGTTTTGAGCTATCCCAAGCAGAAGTGCTTTATTTGATTGAATTTTTAAAAAGTCTAACAGACGAATCGTATATTGAAGATCAATTAAATCATGCTCCCTTTCAGTAA
- a CDS encoding glutamine amidotransferase-related protein translates to MKIGILAAGITPEPLREHYPTYAQMFTDQIGHIDPQLEFKIFDVRLNEFPADCQVCDAWLVTGSKADAYADEKWILNLCDFIRNIDQQGQVLVGICFGHQIIARALGGKVEKYSGGWGVGVHHYQLAEQVTIPQLSDTKDIAICAFHQDQVIEKPSKMQTFLSSEFCPYAGLIYQDRILTFQGHPEFSKTYESDLIKLYEKTTLPPEVVTKAHQSLAKDDIQNQALMTWITQFLTA, encoded by the coding sequence ATGAAAATCGGTATTCTTGCCGCTGGTATCACACCAGAACCATTAAGGGAGCATTACCCAACCTACGCGCAAATGTTTACAGATCAAATTGGCCACATTGATCCACAATTGGAATTTAAAATATTTGATGTCCGTTTGAATGAATTTCCAGCCGATTGCCAAGTATGTGATGCTTGGCTCGTCACAGGTTCAAAAGCCGATGCTTATGCAGATGAAAAGTGGATTCTCAATTTATGTGACTTTATCCGCAACATAGATCAGCAAGGTCAGGTGTTGGTTGGCATTTGTTTCGGCCACCAGATCATTGCTCGAGCACTAGGCGGTAAGGTCGAGAAATACTCAGGGGGTTGGGGCGTAGGTGTGCATCATTATCAGTTGGCGGAACAAGTAACGATTCCTCAGCTAAGTGATACAAAAGATATTGCGATTTGTGCCTTTCACCAAGATCAGGTAATTGAAAAACCAAGCAAAATGCAGACCTTCCTCAGCTCAGAGTTTTGTCCTTATGCAGGTTTAATCTATCAAGACCGCATTCTCACTTTTCAAGGTCACCCAGAATTCTCCAAGACCTATGAATCGGATCTGATCAAGCTCTATGAAAAGACCACCTTACCGCCGGAAGTGGTAACGAAAGCGCATCAAAGCTTAGCAAAAGACGACATTCAAAACCAAGCTCTGATGACCTGGATTACGCAGTTTTTAACGGCTTAA
- a CDS encoding isochorismatase family protein, producing the protein MSNTALLVIDLQNDYFPNGNYPLWQAEETLQKVQTAIVKAQQQAMPIIFIQHVANVEKGIAPFFNEGTEGVQLHSALKKVLASSHLVVKHFADSFEQTVLASVLKQLRIDSLLICGMMTQNCVTHTAISKSAESYDVAVIAECCTTVDEMIHNIALNGMSPRVALLSIDQAFSVNSAE; encoded by the coding sequence ATGTCAAACACAGCCTTATTGGTTATTGACCTACAAAATGATTATTTTCCCAATGGGAATTACCCCTTATGGCAAGCAGAAGAAACACTGCAAAAGGTTCAAACAGCGATTGTGAAAGCGCAGCAACAAGCGATGCCAATCATTTTTATACAGCATGTCGCCAATGTTGAAAAAGGCATAGCCCCTTTCTTTAATGAAGGAACCGAAGGGGTTCAACTTCATTCCGCATTAAAAAAGGTGTTGGCTTCATCGCACTTGGTGGTAAAACACTTTGCTGACAGCTTTGAGCAAACCGTTTTGGCGTCTGTCTTAAAGCAGTTGAGAATCGATTCGTTACTTATTTGCGGCATGATGACGCAAAATTGTGTTACTCATACCGCTATTTCTAAGTCAGCAGAGTCGTATGATGTGGCTGTTATTGCAGAATGTTGTACGACGGTTGACGAGATGATTCACAATATTGCATTGAACGGCATGTCCCCGCGAGTAGCTTTATTGTCTATTGACCAAGCGTTTTCTGTTAACTCTGCTGAGTGA
- a CDS encoding autotransporter domain-containing protein, whose amino-acid sequence MLIFSIWSVGVFAASSSASVELGVYASSITYTEPSVMEENGSLSGLNGRIIFQQANDFKALEITIASGKMDYEGSGTIQGIPDELFEIRGLRGSQWKVSSAWQVTPYIGLGYRYLNDDSSGMISSTSAYGYEREQVYYYSPIGIRFEHDKFLNDWNLYGSFEFDYFLLGKNTSYTGRLRGHNDLSFEQHEGFGNRIHLGLSKPLYKGLTFKVEAFYKYWSIEDSTLDYDADGTAMIEPKNHSKEMGISVMLAI is encoded by the coding sequence ATGTTGATTTTTAGCATTTGGAGTGTTGGTGTCTTCGCCGCTTCTTCGAGTGCAAGTGTTGAGTTAGGTGTTTACGCATCAAGTATTACTTATACAGAACCCTCAGTAATGGAGGAAAATGGTTCCTTATCTGGTCTCAATGGGCGAATTATATTTCAGCAAGCGAATGATTTTAAAGCGTTGGAAATCACCATTGCGAGTGGCAAGATGGATTATGAAGGCTCTGGAACCATACAGGGAATTCCCGATGAGCTGTTTGAAATACGTGGTTTAAGAGGCTCTCAATGGAAGGTTAGTTCTGCATGGCAAGTAACGCCTTACATAGGTCTTGGTTATCGTTATTTAAACGATGATTCCAGTGGTATGATAAGCAGCACTTCCGCTTATGGTTATGAACGCGAGCAGGTCTATTACTACAGTCCAATTGGTATTCGCTTTGAACATGATAAATTCCTAAATGACTGGAATTTATATGGAAGTTTTGAGTTTGATTATTTTCTATTGGGGAAAAATACCAGTTACACAGGTAGGTTGCGTGGCCATAACGATTTGTCTTTTGAGCAGCACGAAGGCTTTGGAAATCGTATTCATTTAGGGCTTTCTAAACCTTTGTATAAAGGCTTAACATTCAAAGTGGAAGCTTTTTACAAATACTGGAGTATTGAAGATTCTACTTTAGATTATGATGCTGATGGCACGGCCATGATAGAACCTAAAAATCATTCGAAAGAAATGGGCATCAGTGTGATGTTGGCGATTTGA
- the ypfH gene encoding esterase, whose protein sequence is MNSIVIQTPSSPKHLFLLFHGVGASPQSMAPLAKLIAEHHPDAAVVSVVAPQVSDLGQGFQWFSVRGVTEENRVERVEAALPFFIDCVQFWQTEYQLSYQDTSLIGFSQGAIMSLSATQLAEPILASRIISLSGRFSTLPQVAPSQTHITFFHGEADEVINVQFAKDAYQALDKLGADTSLETIPQLGHTINQAETTKLLSLLKNG, encoded by the coding sequence ATGAATTCAATCGTTATTCAAACACCCTCATCCCCTAAGCATTTGTTTTTGTTATTTCATGGCGTTGGTGCATCACCACAAAGTATGGCCCCCCTCGCTAAGCTGATTGCCGAACATCACCCTGATGCTGCCGTTGTATCTGTGGTCGCCCCACAAGTATCAGATTTAGGACAAGGGTTCCAATGGTTCTCAGTCAGAGGTGTGACCGAAGAAAACCGTGTAGAAAGAGTTGAGGCCGCGTTACCTTTTTTTATTGATTGTGTGCAATTCTGGCAAACTGAGTATCAATTATCTTACCAAGACACTAGCCTGATCGGTTTTTCTCAAGGGGCTATTATGTCCCTGTCTGCCACTCAACTTGCTGAGCCTATTCTGGCTTCCAGAATAATCTCCTTATCTGGGCGTTTTTCAACCTTACCGCAAGTCGCACCATCACAAACACACATTACTTTCTTCCATGGCGAAGCAGATGAAGTCATCAATGTTCAGTTTGCCAAAGACGCCTACCAGGCATTGGACAAATTAGGAGCTGACACTTCACTAGAAACCATTCCGCAGCTGGGACATACCATTAACCAAGCGGAAACCACAAAGCTATTATCATTGCTTAAAAACGGATAG
- a CDS encoding ATP-binding cassette domain-containing protein has translation MSESILHMDNIEKHFGNVIALNGVSFDVKPGECHCLLGDNGAGKSTFIKTMSGVYRPSQGQIFMGGKPVEFGSPRDAMAAGIACVYQDLAMIPLMSVARNFFMGREPTKGQFLWKRYDTEHADEITMSEMKKMGINLRSADQAVGTLSGGERQTVAIARAVYFGAKVLILDEPTSALGVRQTSNVLATIDKVREQGVGVVFISHNVRHALAVGDRFTVLNRGQTLGTAARGEITSDELQDLMAGGQELAQLEGSLGGTI, from the coding sequence ATGTCTGAATCAATTCTTCATATGGATAACATTGAAAAGCACTTCGGTAATGTGATTGCATTGAATGGTGTCAGTTTCGATGTGAAACCTGGTGAATGTCATTGTCTGCTTGGCGACAATGGCGCCGGTAAATCAACCTTTATTAAAACCATGTCAGGTGTGTACCGGCCAAGCCAAGGTCAAATTTTCATGGGGGGGAAGCCGGTTGAATTCGGTAGTCCTCGTGACGCTATGGCGGCTGGCATCGCTTGTGTGTATCAAGATCTAGCGATGATTCCGCTGATGTCAGTGGCGAGAAACTTCTTTATGGGGCGTGAGCCAACGAAGGGCCAGTTCTTGTGGAAGCGTTACGATACTGAGCATGCAGATGAAATTACCATGTCAGAAATGAAAAAAATGGGGATTAATTTGCGCAGTGCAGATCAAGCGGTAGGTACTTTATCGGGCGGTGAGCGTCAGACGGTCGCGATTGCTCGAGCAGTATACTTTGGTGCAAAAGTATTGATTCTAGATGAGCCTACGTCAGCACTGGGCGTACGTCAAACATCCAATGTGTTGGCGACCATAGATAAAGTGCGTGAACAGGGGGTGGGGGTGGTTTTTATCAGTCACAACGTACGACATGCTCTTGCCGTGGGTGATCGCTTTACCGTGCTCAACAGAGGACAGACTTTAGGCACAGCAGCGCGTGGTGAAATTACGTCTGATGAGCTGCAAGATTTGATGGCAGGAGGTCAAGAGTTAGCGCAATTAGAAGGGTCTTTAGGCGGTACAATTTAA
- a CDS encoding ABC transporter permease produces MSLENDSTLDERLKEESRVARLMKRPELGAVAGALLVAIFFMFTADGSMFTLSGIMNILSPAAQLGILAIAAALLMIGGEFDLSIGSMVAFAGLIFGFCVVNVDLPLILAIPMTLILCAGVGAVNGQIVLRTGLPSFIVTLAFLFILRGLSLVGLKAATGGSTQLRGVRDAVAGDPLVPFFSGDAFQGFFQWAASMGWVDTFRSGLPKVPGIPVEILWFLLLAGVATYVLLKTPAGNWIFAAGGDKTAASNSGVPVRKVKIALFMLTASCAALLAITQVLDAGSTDARRGFMKEFEAIIAAVIGGCLLTGGYGSAIGAFFGAIIFGMVVIGLTYTNIDQDWFQVFLGSMLLLAVIFNNAIRKRVTGER; encoded by the coding sequence ATGTCACTAGAGAATGACTCGACACTGGATGAACGATTGAAGGAAGAAAGCCGCGTAGCTCGTCTAATGAAACGACCAGAGCTTGGAGCCGTGGCTGGGGCTTTACTTGTTGCAATCTTTTTTATGTTTACTGCAGATGGCTCTATGTTCACCTTATCTGGGATCATGAACATTCTATCGCCAGCGGCTCAGTTAGGTATTTTAGCCATCGCCGCTGCATTGTTGATGATAGGGGGAGAGTTTGATCTTTCTATCGGTTCAATGGTGGCATTTGCTGGTTTGATATTTGGATTTTGTGTCGTCAATGTTGATTTGCCTCTTATTTTAGCCATTCCGATGACTTTAATTTTGTGTGCTGGTGTCGGTGCCGTTAATGGGCAAATCGTTCTGAGAACCGGTTTACCTTCTTTTATCGTGACATTGGCTTTCCTCTTTATTTTACGTGGTTTGTCTTTGGTCGGCCTAAAAGCCGCAACTGGTGGTTCTACTCAACTTCGTGGTGTGCGTGATGCGGTTGCAGGGGATCCATTAGTCCCTTTCTTTAGCGGAGATGCTTTCCAAGGCTTTTTCCAATGGGCGGCTTCAATGGGATGGGTGGATACCTTCCGTAGTGGTTTACCAAAAGTTCCTGGCATTCCAGTGGAGATACTTTGGTTCTTATTATTAGCTGGGGTTGCCACTTATGTATTGTTAAAAACACCGGCCGGTAACTGGATTTTTGCCGCTGGCGGAGACAAAACAGCCGCATCGAATTCTGGTGTTCCGGTACGTAAGGTGAAGATTGCGTTGTTTATGCTGACGGCTTCTTGTGCTGCTTTGCTTGCCATTACGCAAGTGCTGGATGCGGGTAGTACCGATGCTCGTCGTGGCTTTATGAAAGAATTTGAAGCCATTATTGCCGCCGTTATAGGAGGCTGTTTGCTGACGGGGGGTTACGGTTCTGCGATAGGTGCATTCTTTGGGGCTATTATCTTCGGTATGGTAGTGATTGGTTTGACTTACACTAATATTGACCAGGATTGGTTTCAAGTGTTCTTAGGGTCAATGTTGTTGTTGGCGGTTATTTTCAATAACGCTATTCGCAAACGTGTGACAGGGGAACGCTAA
- a CDS encoding sugar ABC transporter substrate-binding protein codes for MKKIIKGLLATSAGLCSSIALSTSIIVVTHGQANDPFWSVVKNGVELAAEHTGADVDYRAPETFDMVAMSQLIDAAVNQEPDGLVVSIPDADALGPSIRRAVNAGIPVISINAGSDVSKSLGALLHIGQEEYDAGKVAGEKLKAMGGKKGICVNQEVGNVSLDQRCAGFTEGFGGNVSILPTSNDPSEIESKVRAALDSNPDVDTIMALGASTAGEPTVAAVKSLGLSGDVKVASFDLSADFLKAIVDGDATFAIDQQQFLQGYMAVDFLALNGEYGLMPGGNVPSGPNLITADKAAQVIDLSAKGIR; via the coding sequence ATGAAAAAAATAATAAAAGGTCTATTGGCTACTTCAGCTGGATTATGTTCCAGCATTGCTTTATCAACCAGCATCATTGTTGTTACTCATGGTCAAGCGAACGATCCGTTTTGGTCCGTGGTAAAGAATGGGGTTGAATTAGCCGCTGAACACACAGGCGCGGATGTGGATTACCGTGCCCCTGAAACGTTCGATATGGTGGCTATGTCACAGTTAATTGATGCTGCGGTAAACCAAGAGCCAGACGGTTTGGTGGTGTCCATTCCTGATGCGGATGCGCTAGGGCCATCTATTCGTCGTGCTGTGAATGCGGGCATTCCGGTGATCTCTATCAATGCAGGTTCCGATGTTTCGAAGTCTCTTGGTGCCTTACTGCACATTGGTCAAGAAGAATACGATGCTGGTAAAGTGGCGGGTGAGAAACTAAAAGCAATGGGCGGTAAAAAAGGCATTTGTGTAAACCAAGAAGTGGGTAATGTTTCTTTAGATCAACGTTGCGCAGGTTTCACAGAAGGTTTTGGGGGGAATGTCTCGATTCTGCCTACGAGCAACGACCCATCTGAAATTGAATCAAAAGTTCGCGCGGCACTGGATTCTAACCCAGACGTAGACACTATTATGGCATTAGGGGCTTCCACTGCAGGTGAACCAACGGTTGCGGCGGTGAAATCTCTTGGTCTTTCCGGTGATGTTAAAGTCGCTTCTTTTGACCTTTCTGCGGACTTCTTAAAAGCCATTGTGGATGGCGATGCGACATTTGCAATTGACCAGCAACAATTCTTGCAAGGTTACATGGCGGTTGATTTTTTAGCACTTAATGGTGAATACGGCTTAATGCCAGGTGGTAACGTTCCTTCTGGTCCAAACTTGATTACAGCGGATAAAGCAGCGCAAGTAATCGACCTATCAGCGAAAGGTATTCGTTAA
- a CDS encoding NAD(P)H-dependent oxidoreductase, which produces MSIIGALKWRHSLKHFSPKKVDTTLIHNLIEAARLSASSYGLQPYQLLIVQDPALLQQLSDQAFGQAQVKECSHLFIFANKTNITDTLVEEYFEHHHQQTQTEVGSLNGYAEHIKTAIGAKTEEEKHIWAEQQAYIALGSLLAEAAMLSVDTCPMTGFDKAAFNHTLGLTKKDLSACVICAVGYRDENIQIQNKVRLPLNEFASFI; this is translated from the coding sequence ATGAGCATAATCGGAGCATTAAAATGGCGTCATTCACTGAAACATTTTTCCCCAAAAAAAGTCGACACCACACTCATCCATAACCTCATTGAAGCCGCCAGGCTTTCAGCCTCATCCTACGGCCTTCAACCATATCAGTTATTGATTGTGCAAGACCCCGCATTATTACAGCAATTATCGGATCAAGCTTTTGGGCAGGCACAAGTAAAGGAATGCTCTCATCTATTCATCTTTGCTAATAAAACCAACATAACTGACACCCTAGTGGAGGAGTATTTCGAGCACCATCATCAGCAAACCCAAACAGAAGTAGGTAGCCTAAATGGCTATGCAGAGCATATAAAAACCGCAATTGGCGCAAAAACAGAGGAAGAGAAACACATCTGGGCCGAACAGCAAGCCTACATTGCCCTCGGTTCCTTATTGGCTGAAGCAGCCATGTTGTCAGTAGACACCTGCCCGATGACTGGTTTTGACAAAGCCGCCTTCAACCACACCTTAGGTCTCACTAAAAAAGACTTAAGTGCCTGTGTCATTTGTGCGGTTGGCTATCGAGATGAAAACATCCAAATACAGAACAAGGTAAGATTACCTTTGAATGAATTTGCGAGTTTTATCTAA
- a CDS encoding delta-class carbonic anhydrase has protein sequence MNKKVISLILASVIAPTSVFADEHTVSQDVIAKQRQELAENTFAKGFGPQAPRDIDAHYGSNKRTFSTAPKYQKMNLCNIHFHKNAEHKGGQFTTFAGAGDGHGYNSGYKYDGVLTKAELKPAGDICNSKHGGLDSGDTIEVHYVFSTADVEPGPTLGSCLSPDVINNPQLRVESQVFVAVNDENAQDFMALVAHEKQNGLYQATSIPSDTGNPVEYAGSTTGPGYNEKGSPFQVTWNVRPLVSKVNIKTVGEWCKGNIFKEDHAHGVRNLITNPELLSQIP, from the coding sequence ATGAATAAAAAAGTAATTTCGTTGATCTTGGCGTCAGTTATTGCGCCAACGTCTGTATTCGCAGATGAACACACCGTGTCACAAGATGTGATTGCCAAGCAAAGGCAGGAACTGGCAGAAAACACCTTTGCTAAAGGGTTTGGTCCACAGGCTCCACGTGATATCGATGCTCATTATGGAAGTAACAAGAGAACCTTCTCTACAGCTCCGAAATACCAGAAAATGAACTTATGCAATATTCATTTTCATAAGAATGCAGAACATAAAGGCGGTCAATTTACGACATTTGCAGGCGCAGGTGACGGTCATGGTTATAACAGTGGTTACAAATATGATGGGGTCCTTACAAAAGCTGAGTTAAAACCAGCGGGCGACATTTGTAATAGTAAGCACGGTGGGCTAGATTCCGGTGACACGATCGAAGTGCACTATGTTTTTTCCACTGCAGACGTTGAGCCTGGTCCAACTCTTGGTTCTTGTTTAAGTCCTGACGTGATCAACAATCCTCAGCTTCGTGTCGAATCACAAGTGTTTGTTGCAGTGAACGATGAAAACGCTCAAGACTTTATGGCCTTAGTTGCCCATGAGAAGCAGAATGGTCTTTATCAGGCTACGAGTATACCAAGTGATACAGGTAACCCTGTTGAATATGCCGGTTCAACAACCGGTCCTGGTTACAATGAAAAAGGTTCGCCGTTTCAGGTAACTTGGAATGTCCGCCCGTTGGTCTCGAAAGTTAATATTAAAACGGTTGGAGAATGGTGCAAAGGAAACATCTTTAAGGAAGATCATGCCCACGGAGTTCGCAACCTAATTACGAACCCGGAATTACTTTCTCAAATTCCTTAA
- a CDS encoding GlxA family transcriptional regulator: protein MTQPRPKTTNIKTQCIMTNTISKTINIAIIHHEIALPSAVFGLEEIFLLANRVCDTHHLDIVFNPQRITQLAKNNVPHWDVIILPPCIAGQNSPTDAALLKWLIKQHKTGSLLTSICVGAFTLAATGLLAGRTITTHWSFADEFRLRFPNQPVDIQRILIDHGDVISAGGVMSWLDLGLALIAKYSSQFVKRQVGKTLVMDTKHREQSFYQEFTPNFSHGDLLVIQAQQWLAQHLSQKIEVRKLAEHCHLSERTLQRRFMKATRLSPNQYLQRLRIQAACDLLETTRQPFESIAYQIGYLDSSACRKTFIKIMGLTPNQYRKRF, encoded by the coding sequence ATGACACAACCAAGGCCAAAAACGACAAACATCAAAACACAGTGTATTATGACCAACACCATTAGCAAGACGATCAACATTGCGATCATTCATCATGAAATAGCATTACCTTCGGCAGTGTTTGGATTAGAAGAGATCTTCTTGCTCGCCAACCGAGTCTGCGATACTCACCATCTGGACATTGTTTTTAATCCACAGCGCATAACTCAACTCGCTAAAAACAACGTCCCCCATTGGGATGTAATTATTTTACCGCCCTGTATCGCCGGTCAAAACTCTCCCACTGATGCGGCACTGTTAAAGTGGCTTATCAAACAACATAAGACAGGCAGTCTTCTCACCTCCATTTGTGTCGGCGCTTTTACACTTGCTGCGACGGGTCTATTGGCAGGTCGTACAATCACCACACACTGGTCCTTTGCCGATGAATTTCGTCTCCGATTTCCAAATCAACCAGTGGATATACAGCGCATTTTAATTGATCACGGAGATGTCATCAGCGCTGGGGGCGTGATGTCTTGGTTAGATTTGGGCTTAGCATTGATAGCAAAATACTCGTCCCAATTTGTGAAACGACAAGTTGGAAAAACCTTAGTCATGGATACCAAACACAGGGAGCAAAGTTTTTATCAGGAATTCACCCCCAATTTTAGTCATGGCGATCTCCTAGTAATTCAAGCACAACAATGGCTAGCCCAGCATTTATCACAAAAAATAGAGGTTAGAAAACTTGCAGAACATTGTCATCTTAGTGAACGAACACTACAGCGACGTTTTATGAAAGCCACGCGACTGAGTCCAAATCAATACTTACAGCGTCTACGCATCCAAGCGGCTTGCGATCTTTTAGAAACCACTCGCCAGCCCTTTGAAAGCATTGCTTATCAGATCGGCTACCTAGACAGCAGTGCCTGTCGAAAGACGTTTATTAAGATTATGGGGTTAACGCCCAACCAGTATCGCAAGCGCTTCTAA
- a CDS encoding GGDEF domain-containing protein, translated as MRLLKSYPIKFVIIPMVIMALVLLTIGLWRFQQDIKDIHKRIGITPHEIRYQLQQSSLQVALINQEINLTKQYQVQNDKQDLLNRAKQLKSRIENIRVIWRRLESDLDKTDLQDELNTFENHLDTLMKLLTTHDLNSSENFPKIFSELQQVKIVSAAMYSHGSAFIRDHIDRYVKKLSKITMAINTLILIFILVLAALSYALVLIFKQKNELNKLSVEDPLTGLYNRRQFNLHLAHDVSEYKAQQSPFSLMIFDIDYFKLFNDHLGHIAGDQALQLISEHLKALKKTETKIEFYRVGGEEFACLCHEQDCTKTQGIAEKIRASIETLNIEHTISKVSDNLTISIGIASALSLEELNPDSIYSVADQALYEAKKRGRNQVYSAQKTS; from the coding sequence GTGCGATTGCTGAAATCCTACCCAATAAAGTTCGTTATTATTCCTATGGTCATAATGGCTTTAGTGCTTTTAACCATTGGTTTATGGCGCTTCCAACAGGACATTAAAGACATACACAAACGCATTGGTATTACGCCACATGAAATTCGCTACCAACTACAACAGAGCAGTCTACAAGTCGCACTGATTAACCAAGAAATCAATTTAACCAAGCAATATCAGGTTCAAAATGATAAACAAGACTTGCTTAACCGCGCCAAACAACTGAAATCTCGTATTGAAAACATTCGCGTCATATGGAGAAGACTCGAGTCAGATCTCGACAAAACCGATCTACAAGATGAACTGAACACCTTTGAAAACCATCTAGACACGCTGATGAAACTCCTTACAACACATGATCTTAATTCATCTGAAAACTTCCCAAAAATCTTTTCCGAATTACAACAAGTCAAAATTGTCAGTGCGGCTATGTACAGTCATGGCAGTGCTTTTATCCGTGATCATATTGACAGATATGTTAAAAAACTGTCTAAAATAACCATGGCAATCAACACCTTAATCCTCATTTTCATTTTAGTATTGGCAGCACTTTCCTACGCTCTAGTACTGATTTTCAAACAAAAGAATGAGCTGAATAAACTCTCTGTTGAAGATCCGCTAACCGGTTTATACAACCGCCGTCAGTTCAACCTTCATTTGGCTCATGATGTCAGTGAATACAAAGCACAGCAAAGTCCATTTTCATTGATGATTTTCGACATTGATTATTTCAAACTGTTCAATGATCACCTAGGTCACATTGCTGGGGACCAAGCATTACAGCTGATTTCAGAACATTTGAAAGCCCTAAAAAAGACAGAAACAAAAATTGAGTTCTACCGAGTCGGTGGTGAAGAGTTCGCCTGCCTTTGCCATGAACAAGATTGCACTAAAACACAAGGGATTGCAGAGAAGATTCGCGCCTCTATCGAGACGCTTAATATCGAACACACAATAAGCAAGGTATCCGACAATCTAACCATTTCAATTGGTATTGCCTCCGCCTTATCACTAGAAGAATTAAACCCAGACAGTATTTATTCGGTGGCAGACCAAGCCTTGTACGAGGCCAAAAAGCGTGGCCGTAATCAAGTGTACAGCGCTCAAAAAACCTCATAA